The Lipingzhangella halophila genomic interval GACATGTTCGGCTACGGTGGTGCCAGGAGGAAGCGAAAGCCTCTCACTCTCGTCATTCGTCGGCATTCGGATCCATATCTCGTCCAGAATGCGGTCCTGGCGGTATCCCAAGTCCTGCAGGATCCGCAGGGTTCCCCGTGCGAGATCGCGAGGATCGGCGATCTCGCTGTCCTTGACCAGGCTGTGTGGGAAATAGGTGTCGTTGATGTACGACGCTTCGCCGTCCAGGTAGCGCACCCGTCGCCGGACGATCGTCAAGTCCTCGGGGCTAGGCCCAGTCGGCGCGCGATCGCGAGCGATGGCACCAGGACCGAGACGCTGATGTCTTGTCGTGGAGCCCTGTCCTCGTTCGAGAAACGCTCCAGGAACTGATCCATCTCCGGATGCTGAGCGCGCGGCAGCAGCTCTTCCTGAGGACGATACGCGGCAGGCTCCCGCCGGCGAACCTCCCGCCGGCGCCCTTGG includes:
- a CDS encoding GntR family transcriptional regulator, which translates into the protein MANTDPLYMQVTNDLRSKINSGELAPGATIPSEHELMEQHQVSRHTAQKALSLLTSEGLITAGQGRRREVRRREPAAYRPQEELLPRAQHPEMDQFLERFSNEDRAPRQDISVSVLVPSLAIARRLGLAPRT
- a CDS encoding UTRA domain-containing protein, coding for MTIVRRRVRYLDGEASYINDTYFPHSLVKDSEIADPRDLARGTLRILQDLGYRQDRILDEIWIRMPTNDESERLSLPPGTTVAEHVRTGYTAEGTPIRCAVSILPGDRHVIALEFDMPADWT